From a single Erpetoichthys calabaricus chromosome 1, fErpCal1.3, whole genome shotgun sequence genomic region:
- the ccdc61 gene encoding centrosomal protein CCDC61, with protein MLGRMETVQKEFVFQGTKYSILVSWGEDLLEVEVSNTVTTEQWGAEFSPEYIENLTRKTGNFKEFAIFCNMLVSAVTKSCESVTLQLLTFDDLQQLHKKKASHSECVRPLVKSPALNMKRYFILIYSVEFDRIHYPLPLAFYGKLDPVLLQRENRRLRSQLTEWMSNEGPDTRDGDMHRLQAEVEQMRQEKALLTRELELLRSESSQPRRDPRSMKVLKDMVRILEEQLLQERNKHQRSASKREQEYNMLLDEIEDLKASERKLKSRVKSLTSELAIYKKRVSLVTIFAWFPARSKKSENHSAQTSKWATSLYDLLTLCDILTCILVVSQCNPSEANVVRSYRRVTPVGQPRSGSVLGSDHSQGEERRSTSNERSAGHRLRSQSRSHSRGRNEQWGQRNQRIGSRERSSSREMQSSAEKRLKVPRQSPSPSARRPPRFDPTAYVKDKARKQMETETRNQRKVLRDMLSSPSSAQRGRTFSRATRPAGRSVGSARSSSAETLRSRQSSASSMSETEDLSGPFPSKSTSRNRKKKHPCNSGLGNGCILPGSRSKAKKRMSSTPNRINKASDKENSYELSDIDARLMTVREYLRNMEARC; from the exons ATGCTTGGAAGAATGGAAACTGTGCAGAAAGAATTTGTGTTCCAAGGGACAAAATACTCCATCTTGGTGTCATGGGGAGAGGACTTGTTGGAGGTGGAAGTGTCGAACACAGTTACCACGGAGCAGTGGGGGGCTGAATTTAGCCCTGAGT ATATCGAGAACCTGACCCGAAAAACGGGCAATTTCAAGGAGTTTGCAATCTTTTGCAACATGTTGGTGTCTGCCGTCACAAag tcctgtgaATCGGTGACCCTTCAGCTTTTGACATTCGATGATCTGCAACAACTGCATAAGAAAAAAGCATCCCATTCAGAATGTGTCCGGCCGCTAGTCAAGTCTCCGGCCCTCAACATGAAGCGATACTTCATTTTAATCTACTCTGTGGAGTTTGACAG AATTCACTACCCGCTACCACTAGCATTTTATGGAAAGCTGGACCCAGTTCTGCTTCAAAGGGAAAATCGCAGATTGCGGTCTCAACTAACAGAATGGATGTCGAATGAGGGACCTGATACCAGAGATGGGGATATGCATCGTCTTCAAGCAGA agtggagcagatgcgTCAAGAAAAGGCCCTCCTAACAAGGGAACTGGAGCTCCTGCGATCAGAATCATCCCAGCCACGCCGGGATCCCCGATCCATGAAGGTATTGAAGGATATGGTGAGAATTCTCGAGGAACAACTTTTACAGGAGCGCAACAAACACCAGCGTTCAGCCAGCAAGAGAGAGCAGGAGTACAACATGCTACTAGATGAG ATTGAAGACCTGAAAGCATCTGAGAGAAAACTGAAAAGTCGAGTGAAGAGTCTCACCAGTGAACTGGCCATATATAAAAAAAGGGTAAGTCTTGTAACAATTTTTGCATGGTTTCCTGCTAGAAGCAAA AAAAGTGAGAACCACTCTGCTCAAACATCTAAGTGGGCTACCAGTTTGTATGATTTGCTGACTTTGTGTGATATCTTAACTTGTATTTTGGTGGTTTCTCAGTGTAATCCTTCTGAAGCAAATGTTGTTCGATCTTACAGGAGGGTAACTCCAGTGGGGCAACCTCGTTCAGGCTCTGTTTTGGGGTCGGACCACAGCCAAGGAGAAGAAAGACGGTCCACGTCAAATGAGAGGAGTGCTGGCCACAGGCTACGCTCACAAAGCCGATCGCACTCCAGAGGGCGGAATGAGCAGTGGGGGCAACGGAATCAAAGAATTGGCTCAAGAGAAAGGTCAAGCTCGCGGGAAATGCAGAGTTCTGCTGAGAAACGGTTGAAGGTGCCCAGACAGTCCCCTTCGCCTTCAG CAAGAAGACCTCCACGGTTTGACCCCACTGcatatgtaaaagacaaagcacgCAAACAGATGGAGACAGAGACGAGgaa CCAACGGAAAGTGCTGAGGGACATGCTGTCATCCCCCAGCAGTGCACAGAGGGGCCGGACTTTCTCGAGAGCCACACGGCCGGCAGGTAGGAGTGTCGGCTCTGCACGAAGCTCCTCTGCCGAAACACTGCGGAGCAGGCAGTCTTCAGCCAGCTCAATGTCGGAGACGGAGGATCTCTCTGGGCCTTTTCCCTCCAA GTCAACGTCAAGGAACAGAAAAAAGAAGCATCCTTGCAATTCAGGACTGGGAAATGGCTGCATATTG ccAGGTAGCCGGTCCAAGGCCAAGAAGAGGATGTCAAGCACTCCAAACAGGATAAACAAAGCCAGCGACAAAG agaaCTCCTATGAATTGTCAGATATTGATGCTCGCTTAATGACTGTTAGAGAATACCTGAGAAACATGGAGGCTCGCTGCTAG